The DNA region AACTGATAACCCCAGGCTTTAATTGCATAACCAATACCTGCGTAAGTCCACTTATTTGATGCTTCCGCCTCTTTAATCATTTCTTCAAGATTCAAACCCAGTCCGATATAAACCATACGCCACATGGATCCACCAACATCGCTGTTCGATTGATAGCCATGCTTTTCCCATGCAATAGTAAATGTCGTTTGATCCTGACCAACCATATCCTGGGTATATTTAAAGATAACCCGGTTATCTGTTGCAGTATTATTAGCCATTTGAAATTGGATAGGCGCAAGCAGGTATTCTGCTTTTGTAGTTTGAGGAAATGCCGGATCCTTATTCACGTCCAGCATTTTCTTACAACTTGTTATATTTAATACAACAAACGTTAATATTATTATTCTCAAGTATTTCATCTCTTTAATCTTATAATTTTAAACGAAGACCAATATTAATACCTAACGGCCTACCCATGTTACCATAGTCAATTCCATACCCTCCGGCTCCGCCTAATGATGGATTATTGGCATTGGTATCCGGATCCATACCAGAATAGTTAGTGATCAGAAAAACGTCTGTCAAGGTCACATAAGCTCCAAGATTTCGTATAAAACTGGTATTACTAAACATTTTTGCAGGAAAATCATATGCAACTGTAATGTCTCTTAGTCTAAGTGCATTAACATCCTTTTCTACAAACATTTCTGGTGATATTCCAGCCACAGTAGAGGTATAGTAATTAGTGTTAGCAGAAGGTGTTACCAAAATGGTATTTCTGGTAGGGTTATCGCTATCCTGTAAGCCATCATTTAACACTCCTGTAACTACACGAGGTACGTCTCTATCCAATGTTTTAACACTTAGCCCTCTCCTGTAGAGTTCGTATTGTGTCTGGTTATAAACATCGCCACCAACTCTCAAGTCGAGCAGGAAGGATACATTGAAGTTTTTATAACGTATATTATTTGAAAAACCCAAAGTGAAGTTTGGTGTCCTATCGGCAATAACCGGGAAGTCCTGATCGCTGGCCAGCATAGGTAAACCAGTAGCAGGATTAATTAAATAATCTCCATTTTTATTTTTCCGGTTTACCCAACCACCCAATGCAAGTGTACTTGAGCCCGGAAACACTGCACTTCTTACACCATTGGCAACCCAGGTATCAGAATCGTAATATTCTGGCAGTTCCTCGGAAATAGAAGATACTTTACCCCTGTTTCGTGTAAAGTTAAAGGTCATATCCCAATTGAAATCTTTCGATCTAAATGGAGAGCCTTTCAATTGAATCTCTTGTCCTTGATTAACAACGTCTCCTCCGTTCATGTATCTCAATACAAAACCCGATGCATAGCTTAGCCTTGGCTGTACCAATTGCTTATGGCTATTTAAGTGGTAGTAAGTAAAATCGACGCTAATTCTGTCATCCAAAAAACCTAATTCAAATCCAGTTTCAAAATTTCTGGTCTGCTCAGGCACCACCCCTAGGTTTCCACCATTATTGGCATCATAACTAAAACCACCCCCTGTGGTATTTACCGTCTGTAACCTGGTAGCTAAGGCATATAATCTATAAGGTTCCTTACCTGTAATCCCGTAAGAAGCCCGCAGCTTACCATTGCTTAACCAGGAAAGCTTCTTCACAGCCTCCAGTTCACTAAAATTAAAAGCAAAACTGGCCGCAGGATAAGCAAAATAAGGATTATTTGGCATTAAGCGAGATGCAGCATCAACGCGGCCGGAAAGCGTGAGAAACACTATCGACTCGTAACCCAATATAGCCTGCGCAAAAGCGCCCGCATTTCTATACCTGTTAATTACCAATCTTGCACTCTGGGTAGTAGGTAATGTATTGTTTATACTATAGAAATTTGGATCAAACATGTTCTGTCCTCTCGCAGAATTGGTTGTATTGTTTACATCCGAAAAATTTGCTCCAATAATATACGTATTATTGAACTTACCAAATCTATGAGTAGCTGATGCAGTTAAAGAGCCATCTAATCGCTTGTTTAGCTGCTGATAAGTATTTATTGTTCCTCCGGTAGGATTTGCCGCACTTCCCGAACCAGAGAAAGATTGAGCATGATACACAGTAATACCATCTGTATTAGATAGGTTTGTTCCCAAAATACCGGTTACATTCAACCATTTGGTTGGTTTATAAGATATATTCGCATTTCCAATCAAGGCATTTGTTTTGTCCTGAGAAAGATTCTTATTTACATCCCAAAAGGGATTGTCACTTTCATTATAAATTGTGCCAGTTGTGGTAATCCTGTTACCCACAGGATCTATCCAATCGGTCACATCAAACCGCGACGGAAACCTAAGCAAGCCCATAAGATACCCTTGAACACCTTTATTCGCTTTCTTATTAAATGCGTTGGTATAGCTAAAGCGCGTTGTAACCTTTATTTTATCGGACACAGGTATCACCCCTACTACAGAAGAAACAAATCTTTCATATTTTGTTGTAGGTATTGTTCCCTCATTGTTGGTATACTCGTTAGACCACCTGTAACTCATGGATTCCTTTCCCCCTTCAACCACTACGTTATGTTTTTGCGCCAGCCCCGTCTTAAAAAACGCACCCACATTATCATAAATCGTACCCCCCTCCGGATATTTAGGCCCAAAAAAATTGAAGGAGCCCCCGTTAAAAATACCATTAGCATCTCCCTGCCCGTACACCTGCTGCACTTCAGGTGGATTATTAACCGTCTCTATTCTTAACGATCCGTTGTAAGACACCGAAGATTTTCCTGCCTTGGCCTTTTTTGTTGTAATTACAATGGCACCGCTAGCTCCTAGGTTCCCATAGAGCGCTGTCGCCTCAGGCCCTTTCAGTATGGTGTAACTTTCTATATCTGCAGGATTAATATCAGATGCCCTATTCGTATAATCCTGACTCCTATTGTTCCCATCCATTGCGGTATTTCTTTGAGCCAATACAGAGTTATCAACAGGCACACCATCTACCACAATTAGCGGTGAATTGTCACCAGTAAGAGAAACAATACCGCGCAGAATAATTTGCGAAGAAGCCCCGGGGTCACCGGATGTTTGATTTACAATAACGCCAGGAGCCCTCCCTGCTAAACCATTAATAAAATTTTCCCGTCCTGTCGCAGTAACTTCGTCTCCGCTAACTTTAGGAGTGGAATACCCTAATGATTTGGCATTCCTTTCTACACCATAGGCGGTTACAATAACTTCATTTAAGGATTTGTCATCCGGTTTCAAGGCAATATTGACCACCGCTGCATCTACTTTCTTTTCCTGCGGAACCATTCCGATGTAGCTGAACACCAGTACATCTCCCGCTTTTGCCTGAATAGAATACGTACCAGTTGAGGTTGTCTGGGTAACGGTCTGGGTTCCCTTTAATTTAACAGAAACACCCGGGATAGGCAATCCATCATCGGAAGAGGTGACCTTACCCGTGATTGTTTTTTGCTGTGCAAACGTTTGCGCAATCAGCAAAAAACAACCTACAATAAATAGGAGTAATTTTTTTTTCATAAACGCCAGTTTTTATTAAAATCTAAAATGTGTTGGTTGGTGGTAATGGTTTGTTAGGTAATGGTTTTGTTGGTTGGTTTTGTTCGGTTTTTCAGGATTACAAAACACGCACTAACCCGCACAATTATAATCCTTTAGTAAATATCACAAATGTTTTTAATAAAATGCAAACAATTACTAACTATTTTCAGAAATTTCCCGCTATTGCATTTGCATAAATCCGCAAATACCTGCATTTTGTTTCTATGATATTTTATTTACATTAGCTAAAAAATATTTTATGCTGAAAAAGGAAAGGCACGACTTTATAATGCGCCAAATTAACCTGCACAACAGAGTGCTGACTTCCGACCTTGTACAATTACTAAATGTTTCTGAAGATACCATTCGTCGGGACCTTCAGGAACTGGCAGAGAAAGGGCAGCTTTCCAAAGTACATGGTGGTGCGCTTTCAAAGTCTTACCAATCTACCTTTGACGACAGCGATGTATATGCCAAAGACGCCAAGATCGGCATAGCCCGAAAAGCGATTCCTTTGATAAAAGACGGGATGGTGGTTTTAACCGGCGGCGGAACCTCTATTATAGAGTTGGCAAAGCAACTCCCTGAGAATCTAAATGCAACCTTTTTTACCATCAGCCCCTTTGTAGCTATAGAACTGGCTAAATATGCCCGGGTTGAGGTGATCCTTATCGGTGGGCTGTTCTCCAAAAACTCGCAGGTAACTTACGGAGGGCATGTCATCAATCAACTCTCAGAGATCAATGCCGATCTTTGCCTGCTGGGAACCAGTGCCATACATCCAACCGATGGCTTAACAGATACCGACTGGGAGATTAACCAGCTTAAAAAAGCAATGCTGAGTTCCTCAAAAAAGGCGGCTATTTTGTGTATTTCCGAAAAACTGGATACTTCATTGAGGTTAAAAGTGGCTTCACTTGAAAATATAGACTACCTGATTACGGAACTGGAACCTGAAGCGACAGAATTGAATGCCTATCGGGTAAAAACGCTGCAGATAATGTAATTACAATTCTGATTTTTAATGGATTCCAAGATTACCTGGTCGGTAAAGGTCTGAACGCTTCGTTCGATAAAAGGCCATCGGGCGAATGCCCCAATAGGTGTTCATTTGGAATAAATATAAAACTATTAAGGTCTTATTATAGTCTCTTTGTATATTACTGGCAAATGATTCTGAATATTACTCCACTCATCATCAGCTAGCTTAAATTTGTCCATAAATAATTCTTTGTATTCTGGCCTGAATCCAATTATATCTAACGGATAGGAATAATCATTTGCAGAATATTTCCCCCATAAGCCACTTTCGCCAAAAACGAAAAATTCTTTATGAATTGATTCAAGC from Pedobacter africanus includes:
- a CDS encoding SusC/RagA family TonB-linked outer membrane protein, whose amino-acid sequence is MKKKLLLFIVGCFLLIAQTFAQQKTITGKVTSSDDGLPIPGVSVKLKGTQTVTQTTSTGTYSIQAKAGDVLVFSYIGMVPQEKKVDAAVVNIALKPDDKSLNEVIVTAYGVERNAKSLGYSTPKVSGDEVTATGRENFINGLAGRAPGVIVNQTSGDPGASSQIILRGIVSLTGDNSPLIVVDGVPVDNSVLAQRNTAMDGNNRSQDYTNRASDINPADIESYTILKGPEATALYGNLGASGAIVITTKKAKAGKSSVSYNGSLRIETVNNPPEVQQVYGQGDANGIFNGGSFNFFGPKYPEGGTIYDNVGAFFKTGLAQKHNVVVEGGKESMSYRWSNEYTNNEGTIPTTKYERFVSSVVGVIPVSDKIKVTTRFSYTNAFNKKANKGVQGYLMGLLRFPSRFDVTDWIDPVGNRITTTGTIYNESDNPFWDVNKNLSQDKTNALIGNANISYKPTKWLNVTGILGTNLSNTDGITVYHAQSFSGSGSAANPTGGTINTYQQLNKRLDGSLTASATHRFGKFNNTYIIGANFSDVNNTTNSARGQNMFDPNFYSINNTLPTTQSARLVINRYRNAGAFAQAILGYESIVFLTLSGRVDAASRLMPNNPYFAYPAASFAFNFSELEAVKKLSWLSNGKLRASYGITGKEPYRLYALATRLQTVNTTGGGFSYDANNGGNLGVVPEQTRNFETGFELGFLDDRISVDFTYYHLNSHKQLVQPRLSYASGFVLRYMNGGDVVNQGQEIQLKGSPFRSKDFNWDMTFNFTRNRGKVSSISEELPEYYDSDTWVANGVRSAVFPGSSTLALGGWVNRKNKNGDYLINPATGLPMLASDQDFPVIADRTPNFTLGFSNNIRYKNFNVSFLLDLRVGGDVYNQTQYELYRRGLSVKTLDRDVPRVVTGVLNDGLQDSDNPTRNTILVTPSANTNYYTSTVAGISPEMFVEKDVNALRLRDITVAYDFPAKMFSNTSFIRNLGAYVTLTDVFLITNYSGMDPDTNANNPSLGGAGGYGIDYGNMGRPLGINIGLRLKL
- a CDS encoding DeoR/GlpR family DNA-binding transcription regulator translates to MLKKERHDFIMRQINLHNRVLTSDLVQLLNVSEDTIRRDLQELAEKGQLSKVHGGALSKSYQSTFDDSDVYAKDAKIGIARKAIPLIKDGMVVLTGGGTSIIELAKQLPENLNATFFTISPFVAIELAKYARVEVILIGGLFSKNSQVTYGGHVINQLSEINADLCLLGTSAIHPTDGLTDTDWEINQLKKAMLSSSKKAAILCISEKLDTSLRLKVASLENIDYLITELEPEATELNAYRVKTLQIM